A part of Paenibacillus donghaensis genomic DNA contains:
- a CDS encoding beta-galactosidase, whose product MSRRRMILFHDVSFPGFQPIEESADVLAAASLSRFPEAVNAAQLAEALDAGEPGGVFINLHAPYFPKAAWPSIMAYLRRGGGLLSIGGAPFKYPVRQESGTWRIEPEQTAYHRQLHIHEALRVDGRRVQTLTALEDIPLLQGQERLLQVTDTWNLVPHVTKSSDLPEQMGSSGPMDTRIYPLLKGISAAGREVSAPVVLWEHYGGPFAGGRWIFVGQPLGEEFWNNGGWPVLSGWAAFAAKGVTELWLKPNYACYEQGERPVLSLQTQRLSRSLPGDKSACWSLSLTLRKEGETADCFSQECQAQVGREMNILRIPVTAELHPGLYRLACTAVDEDGEQRVLRQGFWSHDATLLSQGTPITAGRDYFLKDGQPFPVVGMTYMTSDVARKFLFLPNAAVWDRDMAQMKRAGINWIRTGIWTAYRNVMQVDGHASEEVMRAIDAFLLTAKRHGLQVTFTFFSFTPETWEGKNPYLDPRSVEAQKRFIRSIVSRHCHTTHVDWDLINEPSLFDPPRIFSDGPSTAQDLYEQQAFAAWLEVRHGSIAVLQERWNMTPLELPDFAAALPPEQQEINFSVQDVHQGKRGTRWLDYCLFSMEMHNRWAAELSGTIKELCPGHLVTVGQDEALGAQRPSPFFYEQAVDYTTVHTWWLNDNLLWSGLFAKTASKPNLIQETGIMYVETPDGRAKRSEEELRAMLERKYAYAFASGGAGAVQWIWNTNYYMDNANESQIGALRADGTEKPEADVSYDFGRFIAESGHLFAGRKLEDIAVIFPYSNDFSNRKLAYEATTRLTRVLSYQLHLPLRAVSEYGLEVLKAQPPKLIILPSAHNLDDQAMETLFSLVEQTGTVLLVTGSLGINAYWQPSSRLDVLLGKRGQHNVRREERLNFGGRSYVVSYGQRRIAELIKEVPIPEIPGDATAQPVQGDSIIEAAVGKGRLIWCPLPLELNEHDEPIAELYRYAAAAAGVETELEWVAGADLPGVYGRKLSFAEGAVYIFVSEYAWDADIEVRDTATGQHYSFQLEQERSVLFAVDQEGQLLSVYRPEEVAVSLI is encoded by the coding sequence ATGAGCCGCCGCCGCATGATCCTGTTCCATGACGTTTCGTTTCCGGGATTTCAGCCGATAGAGGAGAGCGCCGATGTTCTGGCGGCCGCCAGCTTAAGCAGATTCCCAGAAGCTGTAAACGCCGCCCAATTGGCGGAGGCGCTGGACGCCGGGGAGCCTGGCGGTGTGTTTATCAATCTACATGCTCCTTACTTTCCGAAGGCGGCCTGGCCTTCCATCATGGCCTATCTGCGCAGAGGCGGAGGATTGCTGAGCATCGGCGGAGCTCCCTTCAAATATCCGGTGCGGCAGGAGTCCGGCACCTGGAGGATTGAACCCGAGCAGACCGCCTATCACCGCCAGCTTCATATTCATGAGGCGCTGCGAGTGGATGGAAGACGGGTGCAGACCCTCACCGCCCTAGAGGATATTCCGCTGCTTCAAGGCCAAGAGCGGCTGCTGCAGGTAACGGACACGTGGAATCTGGTCCCCCATGTGACCAAAAGCAGTGACCTGCCGGAGCAGATGGGCTCCAGCGGTCCGATGGATACGCGGATTTATCCGCTGCTGAAGGGCATCTCGGCGGCAGGGCGCGAGGTGTCTGCTCCTGTTGTGCTCTGGGAGCATTACGGCGGACCTTTCGCCGGAGGGCGGTGGATTTTTGTCGGCCAACCTTTGGGAGAAGAATTCTGGAATAACGGCGGCTGGCCGGTATTGAGCGGCTGGGCTGCTTTTGCAGCCAAAGGGGTAACGGAGCTGTGGCTGAAGCCTAACTATGCCTGTTATGAACAGGGGGAACGTCCGGTACTCAGCCTCCAGACCCAGCGTCTAAGCCGATCCTTGCCTGGCGATAAGTCTGCTTGCTGGAGCCTTAGTCTGACCCTGCGCAAGGAAGGAGAGACGGCAGACTGCTTCAGCCAGGAGTGCCAGGCACAGGTCGGCCGTGAAATGAACATTCTGCGGATTCCCGTTACGGCAGAGCTGCACCCCGGCTTGTACCGGCTGGCCTGCACTGCGGTGGATGAGGATGGAGAACAGCGGGTGCTGCGTCAGGGCTTCTGGAGCCATGATGCCACCTTGCTGTCGCAAGGGACGCCAATTACCGCTGGCAGGGACTATTTCCTGAAAGACGGCCAGCCTTTTCCGGTCGTTGGCATGACCTATATGACTTCGGATGTGGCACGCAAATTTCTGTTTCTGCCGAATGCCGCTGTGTGGGACCGGGATATGGCACAGATGAAGCGGGCAGGCATCAACTGGATTCGGACCGGAATCTGGACCGCTTACCGCAATGTGATGCAGGTGGATGGGCATGCCTCTGAAGAGGTGATGCGGGCGATTGACGCCTTCCTCCTGACCGCCAAACGGCATGGGCTGCAGGTCACCTTCACCTTCTTCTCCTTTACTCCGGAGACGTGGGAAGGGAAGAATCCTTATCTTGATCCGCGCAGTGTGGAGGCGCAGAAACGGTTCATCCGCTCGATTGTCTCCCGCCATTGCCACACGACCCATGTCGATTGGGATCTGATCAACGAGCCTTCGCTGTTTGATCCTCCGCGTATCTTCTCGGACGGGCCAAGCACGGCACAAGACCTGTACGAGCAGCAGGCTTTTGCGGCCTGGCTGGAGGTGCGTCATGGTTCCATCGCTGTTCTTCAGGAACGCTGGAACATGACACCGCTGGAGCTGCCGGACTTCGCGGCGGCATTGCCGCCGGAGCAGCAGGAGATCAATTTCAGCGTGCAGGATGTGCATCAGGGCAAACGCGGGACCCGTTGGCTGGATTACTGCCTGTTCTCCATGGAGATGCACAACCGATGGGCTGCCGAGTTATCCGGCACGATTAAAGAGCTGTGTCCTGGGCATCTCGTTACGGTAGGACAGGATGAGGCACTTGGTGCCCAGCGCCCTTCGCCCTTCTTCTATGAGCAGGCGGTCGATTACACCACGGTGCACACCTGGTGGTTGAATGACAATCTGCTGTGGAGCGGCTTGTTCGCCAAAACAGCCAGCAAGCCCAATCTCATTCAGGAGACGGGAATCATGTACGTGGAAACGCCGGACGGACGGGCCAAACGCAGCGAGGAAGAGCTGCGTGCCATGCTCGAACGCAAGTATGCTTATGCTTTCGCCTCGGGCGGAGCCGGTGCAGTGCAGTGGATCTGGAACACGAATTATTACATGGATAATGCGAACGAGTCGCAGATTGGAGCGCTGCGGGCAGACGGCACCGAGAAGCCTGAAGCGGATGTCTCCTATGACTTCGGGCGCTTTATTGCCGAAAGCGGACATTTATTTGCCGGACGCAAGCTGGAGGATATCGCCGTCATTTTCCCGTATTCCAATGACTTCTCGAACCGGAAGCTGGCTTATGAGGCAACCACCCGCCTGACGCGTGTGCTATCCTATCAGCTTCACCTGCCACTGCGGGCTGTTTCCGAATACGGACTTGAGGTATTGAAGGCGCAGCCGCCGAAGCTGATTATTTTACCGAGTGCCCATAACCTGGATGATCAGGCGATGGAGACGTTGTTTAGCCTTGTGGAGCAGACAGGTACAGTATTGCTCGTCACCGGTTCGCTGGGCATCAACGCCTATTGGCAGCCTTCCAGCCGTCTGGATGTTCTACTGGGTAAGCGTGGGCAGCACAATGTGCGGCGGGAAGAGCGGCTTAATTTCGGCGGAAGAAGTTATGTTGTATCGTACGGACAACGGCGTATTGCTGAGCTGATCAAAGAAGTGCCTATTCCGGAGATCCCGGGGGATGCTACGGCGCAGCCTGTTCAGGGTGACTCCATTATCGAGGCTGCTGTAGGAAAAGGCCGCTTAATCTGGTGCCCGCTGCCCCTGGAGCTGAACGAACATGATGAGCCGATTGCCGAGCTGTACCGTTATGCGGCAGCAGCCGCCGGGGTGGAAACGGAGCTGGAATGGGTTGCCGGAGCGGATCTACCCGGAGTCTATGGCCGCAAGCTGAGCTTTGCGGAGGGAGCGGTTTATATT